The following is a genomic window from Caldicellulosiruptor danielii.
CCAGATTATTGTCCCAAGTAACTTTCAGATGTTTGGCTATGACATACCAATTTATACAAATACCAGATATCCCATCCCTGTTGACCCACCGTTCGTACCAGATATAAACCCAACAGGTGTCTATAAAAGGGAGTTTTATATTTCCGAGCAGGACTTAGACAAAGAAATATTTGTTGTATTTGAAGGGGTAGACTCAGCATTTTATGTATATATAAATGGTAAGTTTGCCGGCTTTTCTAAGGTCTCTCACATGATGCATGAGTTTGACATCACAAGATTTGTCCAAGAAGGAAGAAATACTATCACAGCTATAGTTTTAAAATATTCAGATGGAACCTACTTAGAAGACCAAGACAAATGGCGAATGAGTGGAATATTCAGAGATGTATATCTTCTTTTGCGACCAAAGGTATTTGTAAGAGATGTGTATTTAAAACCAACTTTGAGTGATGACCTCAAAGAAGGATACTTGACTGCTGAGATTGAAATTGAAAACAGAAGTAATAGCCAAAAAGAATTCAGTATAGAGGTACAAGTTTTCTTTGATAAAACTTTAATCAAAAGCTCAAACAAAGTATCAAGACTTTCTGCAAATACTCAGACTTCTTTAGCTTTTGAATTTCAAATTGAAAGTCCAAGACTATGGAGTGCAGAGCTACCAAATCTTTATACATTAATTGTAGTATTGAAAGATACCTGCGGCGACATTTTGGAAATTATTCCTCAAAACTTTGGATTTAGGAAAATCGAAATAAAAGATGGCGTGTTTTACCTAAATAATGTTCCAATTAAACTCAAAGGTGTCAACAGGCATGACATGCACCCGAGAGTTGGATTTGCAGTGACAAGAAAGATGATGCAAGAGGACATAACATTGATGAAACAGCACAATATAAACTGCGTAAGAACTTCCCACTATCCCAACCATCCTTATTTTTTAGAGCTGTGTGATAAATTTGGAATTTATGTGATTGATGAAGCTGACTTAGAAACGCACGGATTTGGAGCGGTTGGTGACTGGGGACTTTTGGCAAAAGACCCAGTGTGGGAAGATGCGTTTGTAGAAAGAGCAAAGATGATGGTAAAGAGGGACAAAAACCATCCTTCAATCATCATGTGGTCGCTTGGAAATGAATCTGGCTATGGCCCAAATCATGATAAAATGGCACAGTGGATAAGGTCATATGATAATAGCCGGCCTATTCATTATGAAAGTGCCCGTGATGCTGAAGTTGTGGATATTGTAAGTGTCATGTATCCACCAGTAGAAAAACTTGAAGAAGAGGGCAAGAAACAAGAAAGTCGACCATTTTTCATGTGTGAATATGCACACGCAATGGGAAACGGTCCTGGAAACCTCAAAGAGTACTGGGACGTGATATACAAATACCCAAGGCTTTTAGGTGGATGTGTGTGGGAGTGGGCAGACCACGGAATTTTGACAAAGACACCTGATGGGAAACAGTATTATGCCTACGGCGGGGATTTTGGAGATGAGCCAAACGACGGTAACTTCTGTATAGACGGACTTCTTTTCCCTGACAGAACTCCATCGCCAGCTATGTTCGAGCTCAAGAAAGTTTACGAACCAGTTGTTTTTGAGCTTTTAGATAAAGAAAAAGGAATTTTCAAGGTCACAAACAGATATGACTTTATTTCTTTGAGCAACATTGAAGTTGAATGGGAGCTTCTGTCAGGTGGCAAAGTTGTGAAAGAGGGCTTTGTTGATGTGAGCGATGTTCTTCCCCACTCTTCAAAAGAGGTCAAAATCAATGAAGTCAAAGAAGTTTTAGAAAGCAGCAGAAAAGAACTTTCTATTACCTTCACAGCAAAGCTCAAAAACTCAATGCCTTGGGTAAAAAGAGGTTTTGTTATAACAAAATCTCAGATTGCACTCAAAGAAGACACTCCTCAAGATGCCGTGCAAAAAATTGAGAAGGTAAATGTTATTTTATCAAAGCAAAACAGGTTTGAAGTGGTAAATTCTCCTGACAAAGTTGAGGTTTTTGCTGACAGCACTTTAGTAGAGTTTTGCAGATGGACAGGTGATTTGATAAGCCTGAAGCACAACGGCCTTGATTTTATAAAATCCTCGCCAAGGTTCAATCTTTGGAGGGCTCCAACAGACAACGATGTGCACATCAAAAATGAATGGATAAAAGCTGGATTTGACAAGCTTCAAAGAAGAATTGTAAATGTCAGCTTTGAAGAACACAGCCAGTATTTTAAAGCAGAATCAACTGCAGTATATGGCGCATATTCAGTAAAGCCTGTATTTGAAGTGACCACAAGCTACAAGGTTTTCAAATCGGGAATTGTAGAGACAAATGTGTATGCACAAGCTCTCAGACAGCTTCCGCCACTTCCAAAGATAGGACTGCAGTTTATAATGCCAAAAGAGTTTGAGTATGTCAAATATTACGGAAGGGGACCTCATGAAAACTATCCTGATATAAAACAGAGCGCAACTGTAAAAATATATGACATGGCTATAAAAGACATGTACGTTCCATATATAATGCCCCAGGAATATGGAAACAGGTGCGACGTTAGATGGGCTTTTGTATACAATATATACGGAATAGGACTTTGTATTAAAGGCATCCCTACATTTAACTTCAGCGCAAGAGAATATACAGATGATGTGCTCACAAAAGCAAAACACACGTATGAGCTGACAAAAGCAGATGGGATTGTTGTGAATGTGGACTTTAAGATTGGTGGTATTGGAAGCCAGAGCTGTGGCCCTGGTCCGCTTGAAAAATACCTAATCAAAGATGACAAATTTGAATTTTGTTTTTATATGATACCGGTTGACAGCAATAGTTTGGATATTGAAAAGCTGTGGTAAGAATACAAAAAAGGGGTATGCTCTTTTATGTTTTGTTGCCAAAGAGCATACCCCTGACCATTTAGCAAGTATCGCATGCAGTATATTGATTTATTTAAATCGTCGAACCTAATCTAATATCGGATACTCACTTCCCTCTCACTCGGCAATCAGATTCATTGTATTATTCAGACTCAAAAGCTTAGCATAATCAGTCGTATCTTTTGCCTTACATTTGTAAAACTCTACATTCTCACAATTGTTAAGTTCAAAAGCAGCACCTTCCTGGTTCATCACAGAAACATTCATGAATCTAATGTTTTTAACAGTATTTATAATAAACCCTCTTTTTGCCATCGGTTCTAAATAGCTCATCATGGCAGGAAGTTCAGGTTCAGCTTTTTCTGCCATCTCAACTGTGACATTCGAAAATACAACATCCTCAATTGGCATCTCTGTAAGACCATATAGAAAACCAGCTGCTGCTCGTGCCTGCCTTACAATCACATCGCTTATATAAATTCTTCTTACAATTGGAGTTGTACTGTCTACATGATAAGGAGATTTGTCCCAAACTCTCTTTTCTTTTCCGCCCCTTGCCACAGTGATAGTACATATAAAACGCAAACGGACACATCACATTTTTCATCACAATGTTCGAAACTCTTATATCCTCAACAACCCCACCTCTTCCACGTCGGGTCTTAATCCTTATCCCTCTGTCTGTGCCCTCAAAAATGCAGTTTGAAATAACAACATTTCTAACACCACCGCTCATTTCACTTCCAATTACAACCCCACCATGACCGTGAGCCATTATGCAGTTTGTAATTGTTATATTCTCACAAGGAATCCTCACCTTGCAATCTTCTGTTCCAGATTTTAAAGTTACACAGTCATCGCCAACATCTATGTAGCAGTTTGAGATTCTAACACCTTTGCAAGACTCAGGATTTATCCCATCTGTGTTAGGAGAATCATAAGGGTTTTGAATCTTGATGTTGTGAACTGTGACATTCTCACATTCAATTGGATTTACTGTCCAGCTTGGTGAGTTGATAATTTTTATCCCTTCAATTGTCACATTTTTACATTTATAAAAGCAAATCGACCTTGGTCTTGGATATTTTAATTCTTTGTTTCTGTGAAGTTTCCACCACATCTCGCCCTGCCCATCTATTGTGCCAAATCCAACAACAGCAATGTTTTCTGCATTTTCGGCATAAATTAGAGGTGAATAAACTTCTTGTTCCTCACCTTCCCATCTTGTATAAACTAAAGGAAAATCAGCCGGGTCGTTGGAAAATTTTAAGATAGCCCCACTTTCTATATAGAGGGTTATATTGCTCTTCAGATGAATGGGACCGGTTAGATAAACTCCAGCTGGTACATAAACCGTACCGCCGCCTTGCTCCCAACTTGCTTCAATCGCTTTTTTGAACGCTTCTGTATCTTTCACTTGCCCATTTCCTACCGCTCCAAAATCACGAACATTTAAAAACATGATTTATCATCCTCCTTCTGTGCAAATCTGTTAAAAGCAAATTACCTTTACATAAATAGTCTTTCAACCCATGCACTTGCTTTTATAAATGCCCCAACACCTTTGAGGTCATTTGTCTTTATTGGTTCACTGATGTAATACTCATACGACCCATCTCTGTAGGGATTTCCACCAAGTCCTGCCACCATGCAAACCCCGTTGAGATTCAAAAGCCCATCTTCATCCTCTTCAACAAACCTGTAGATTATACCTTCGTACGCTCTTTCAAGAAACTCTATATACGAGCAGTCCAAATAACCCTTCTCTATTCCTTTTGCAATCGCATAAGCAAACATGCACGAAGCTGATGCTTCCGGATAGTTTCCATTTCTTCCTATATGGTTTATAACCTGGTACCAAACACCTGTCTCAGGGTCTTGATACTTCACTAAAGCGTCAATAAGCTGCTTGAAGATAGCCAAAATTGTTTCTCTTGATTGATGGTCCTGTGGCAGAAAGTCAAGAACATCTACTGCGGCCATTGCAAACCAGCCCATTGCCCTTCCCCAGAAATTTGGCGAGCAGCCTGTTATTTTGTTTGCCCATCTTTGCTCTCTTCTTTCATCCCAGCCATGAAAGTGAAGACCTGTGACAGGGTCTCTGGTATGTTTTGCACACAAGATAACCTGCTTTGCAACATCGTCATAGATCTCGTCTGCCTCGTCCTGACCTATTAACGTCGCGTACTCAGCATAAAAAGGTGATGCCATGTAGATACCATCAAGCCACATTTGATGTGGGTAGATTTTTTTGTGCCAAAAACCGCCTTCTGTTGTACGCGGATGAGTTCTTAACTGATCGCGAAGAATCTGAGCTGCTTTTTTGTATTTTTCTTCACTTGTTTTTCTGAAAAGAAACAGAATTGCTTTTCCATTATTTATATGGTCGATATTATATTCTTCCTTAGAATATTTCTTTATCGTTCCATCGTCGTTTACAAAAAAGTCTATGTTTCTTTTGATGTACTCAAAATATTTTTCATTACCTGTATTTTCGTATACATACTCCATTCCTTTGAATACAACACCATAATCATACTGCCATTTGTCAGTAAGTTCTGGAAACTTTGCAATGACGCTGTTTGCCATCTTTGCAGAATAATTCTTTTTGGCAAGCTCTTTTAATCTTTTCATATGCCATCTTCCTTCCTTTACAAGCTTTATCTATTATAAAGTAGTCAAATTCTGCAATATCATCTTTAAAAGTTCCTTCATTCCCGCTCATATTGAGACAAAACACTCCAATTTTTGAGCCTGTCCATATATCCTCTTTTGGAATAAACTCGACACCAAATTCTTCAAAGTTCTTCCCATCCAAGCTGAAAGAAAACCTGCACAGCGCGCCCTTCTGCATTAAAAGTCTTAAATAGATTTTTTCAGCTTCTACCTTTTTCTCTTCCACAATCTTTTCAACTACATTTTCAGAAATCTCACCTAAAATTTGGACAAGCCAAATACCATCTTCTCTTTTCATAAGTCCAATCGCCGAATATCTATAACCACTCACAATTAAACCTGCAAAACTTTGAAATGAGCTAAAATTTGTTCTCATTTTTAAAGTTGCCACAAAAGTTTCTGCAGGTATTTTCTGAAGAAGAAGATTTGGCATATAAAACAGGCTGTTTATTGTATCTTGGCTAATTTTATTCCCTACTGCAAAAAGTCTCAATGCACTTCTCTCACAATCAATATAAAACCATTCATCCTTCGGATTTGCATGCCACTGCCATACAAGAGAAAGCTCTTTCTTATCAAAATGGTCCGAACATTCAATAAAAAAGGTGCTACCTTTTTCTGACGTCGACGGCTTTTTATATTCTAAAACTGGCTCACCAATACCATCGCCGTTCTGGTCAATGCCTATTATGCACCAATCGTCTTCAAGCCAGGTAAGTGGTTGCAAATGAACAACTCTTCCATATGGTCCTTTGTCCTGAAAATGCACAAACCAGTGCTCGCCGTTTTCCGTCTCAACCCATGCCCCTTGATGCGGTCCATTTATCGCGGTATTTCCCTGGTGCATAACAATCTTTTCTTCATATGGACCGTAAATATTTTTCGACCTTAAAACTGTTTGCCAGCCATGCTTTACACCGCCGGCAGGTGCAAATATGTAATAATAACCATTTCTCTTGTAGAGCTTTGGCCCTTCTATGGTAGGTTGAGTTTGAGTGCCATCAAAGACAATCTTGCCTTCATCAAGCACCTTCAAACCGTCCTCTGAAAGCCTTGATATGCAAAGCTTACTGTTAAATCCTATCCTGCTCTTTGCAAAAGCGTTCACAAGATAAGCCCTGCCATCGTCATCCCAAAAAGGACATGGGTCTATCCATCCTTTTGCTTTCTTGACCAAAAGCATCTCAGACCATTTTCCAAACGGGTCGTCTGTATAGCAACAGAATATACCATCATCTGGTATACTAAAATATACGTAAAACCGTCCTTTGTGATACCTAATTGCAGGCGCCCAGATTCCTTTGCCTATCTGAGGAGTATCGTATTCTGGAGAAGGAAGCTTTTTCACTGCATAGTTCACAATTCTCCAATGAACAAGGTCTTTTGAATGAAGTATTGGCAACCCTGGCACACAGTTGAAACTTGATGCAACCAAAAAATAATCATTTCCTACCCTTATCACATCCGGGTCTGAATAGTCTGCGTGTATTATCGGGTTTTTGTAATTCCACTCGGCGTTACTATCAGCTATAGTTTGCATGTCTGAACATCTCCAACACTATTAATTGATTTAAAGTTGTTCATTTTTAACTTTCTATTTTCACTATAATTCTAATTCTCAAATCAAAAGTTTTCATCAAGAAAATGTTAAACTAAAAGTGATTCTCTTAAACTCAGCTTATAAAACTGTGAAAGAGTTACAAGGGAATTTTTTAAACCTGAAATGGACAAATTTAATTTTTATATGTCAAATTTTTAGAATCCCATCTCAAACGGAACAATCACAATATTTATGCGTCCCTCAAATTTCATACCGTGATTTATAATGGTTACATAGTTGCACATCCTTGCTTTTATCTGGCAATCCATACAATATCCTGTTTCTGTGCAAGGAGTTTTGTGATTATTTCTTTTGGAATTCATGGGAGCGATTTTCTTAAGCCTTCTAAATGCCTCGTCGAGGTTTTCAACAACCTTATTGACACCAGCCACAATAATCACTTTCCTTGGTCCAAAAATCATAGCAGATACTCTATTACCTGAACAGTCAACATTTACAAGTTCACCATTTTTTGTGATTGCGTTTGTGCTTGTAACAAGAACATCTGCTAAAAGCGACTGTCTCATAAGTTCAATTCGCTCTTCTGCAGACATTGACTTGTACCTGTCAAAAAGCTTATATGGCCCATTTCTGAATATCTCAATCAGTCCAAGCTCTTCTATTGTAACAGAACCCCCGAGGGCAATGCTTGAACCCTCGGGGATGAGCTCTAACACTTTGTTTTTTGCATCTTCTATTGTCGGTGCATAAAACGCATTGTATTTTTTCTTGTTCAACCTCTCGACAATATCCTTTGCAATGAGCTCGTTGTACCAAACTTTAAATTGATTCATATTAGAAACCCTCCAAAAAAAACTATTGTTACCTTGCAAGCCAGCCGCCATCAACGTTCAAGATACAGCCATTTACATACTCAGACGCATCTGACGCCAAGAACACAACAGCACCCTGCAGGTCTTCAGGTGTGCCCCAGCGACCAGCTGGAATTCTGGATAGTATCTCAGCACTTCTGACAGGATCTTCTCTGAGCGGCTGTGTATTGTTTGTTGCCATGTATCCAGGTGCGATTGCATTGACGTTTATATTGTACTTTGCCCACTCATTTGCAAGCGCTTTTGTGATACCTGCAACACCGCTCTTGCTTGCTGTGTACGATGGAACTCTAATTCCACCCTGGAATGAAAGCATGGATGCGATGTTTATTATTTTGCCGCCTGTCCCTTGTTTGATAAACTGTCTTGCGGCAGCTTGGCAGAAGAAAAATACTGTCTTTAGATTAATTGCAATAACATCGTCCCAGTCTTTCTCAGTAAAGTCAATAGCATCACATCTTCTTATTATTCCTGCATTGTTTACCAAAATATCAAGTCTTCCAAACTCCTGAATTGTTTTTTCGATAATCATATTGATTGGTTCGATTGTCATTAAGTTTGCTTGAATTTCTAAAAACCTTCTTCCAATTGATTCTATTCTCTGTTTTGTTTCTGTGCATGGTACATAGTCAACTCCAACAATATCAGCGCCAGCTTCTGCCAGAGCAATTGCCATCCCCTGACCCAAACCAGTTGATGCTCCTGTTACAATGGCAACCTTGCCATCAAGTTTAAATTTTTCAAGTATCATTTTAAAAACACCTCCGTTTATTTTTGAGATTTTATTTCAATTCCTTCATAGGCACAGGATTAACATCAGAATATGACTGGTTTTCACCAGCCATTGCCCAGATGAATGTATAGTTTTTAGTTCCAACACCAGAGTGTATCGACCAGCTCGGGCTGATTACCGCCTGTTCATTTCTAACAACAATATGTCTTGTCTCCTGAGGCTCTCCCATCAGGTGCAAAACAAACGCGTCCTCTGGCATGTCAAAATAGAAGTAAACTTCCATCCTCCTGTCATGTAAATGGCAGGGCATCGTGTTCCATACATTGTTTGGCTCCAAAATTGTCATTCCCATTACAAGCTGACAACTTTTTACCCCGTCTGGATGGATGTATTTGTAGATTGTCCTTTCATTTGACTCAGAAAGCGAACCAAGATGAAGAGCTTCAGTTTGCTTTATATCAATCTTTTCTGTTGGATACTGCTTGTGAGCAGGTGTTGAAACAAAGTAGAACTTTGCCGGATTTGAAGGGTCATCGCTTCCAAATTCAAGCTTTTTGGTGGACATTCCAACATAAAGCCCATCTTTCTTGTCAAGCTCGAACTTTTGTCCATCTGCAACAACATACCCTTTGCCGCCTATGTTGATTATCCCAATCTCTCTTCTTTCAAGAAAATACTGAGCACCAATCTCTTTTCCATCTTCCAAGACCAAAACCTCCACTGTTGGCACAGCTCCACCAACTATCACCCTGTCAACATGAGTGTAGACCATGTTTATCTTGCCATATTCAAAGAGGTTTTCAATCAAAAACTCTTTCCTTATCTGTTCTGTTGTAAGAGTTTTGAACTGACTAGGATGCATTGCAAATCGAACTTCCATTTTCAAATAACCCTCCCTTGCTTATCTTTTCATCATACCTGAGCTGTCTTGTAAAAGTGCCTGTTTTATTTCATCCTCAGTCACAATCAAACTATCGCCTTCAACTGTATGTTTTAAAGCACACATGTATGTTGCAACCTCAAGCATCTGATCACTTTCAAGTCCTCTTAAAATGCCATATAGTACACCTGCAGTAAAAGCATCGCCTGTCCCAACCCTATCGATAACTTCTATCTCGCGCTTTTTTGAAAATACAATGTTGCCATTCTCGTCACTTGTATAGGCAAAAAAGATGTTTTTAGAAGCAGAGATGCTTCTTCTTGCAGCAAGAACTATTTTGCTTAAGTTTTGGTACTTTGTTTGCAGTCTTTCAAACAAAACCTTTTGACCATCCGGGGTAAGGTCAATGCCTTCAAAACACTTTTCTTCCATATCAATTTTTAAAACTCTTCTCACATGCTCTTCGTTGGTAATCAGGATGTCCACATACGGCATAAGCTCTGAGATTACCTCGTTTGCCCTGTCATAGTTCCACAGCTTTGACCTGTAATTGATGTCAAACGCTACTTTTGCCCCCGCATTTTTTGCAGTTTTAAAAGCCACTTTTAGCTCATTTAGCACATTTTGTGATAAAGCAGCAGTGATTCCTGTTGAGAAAAATATCTTTGTTTTTTCCAAAATCTCCTCCCAATCGATATCTCCAGGTTGTATCTCATTTATAGCAGAGTTTGCTCTGTCGTATACAACAGTAGATGCTCTCTGTCCCACACCTTTTTCAAGAAAGTAGATTCCAAGTCTTTTGCCTTTTCTTTTAATATAGCTTGTGTCAACTCCATATCTTCTCAGAAAGTTTACCGTAGCATCACCAAGAGGATTCGGAGGAAGAAGGGTAACATAGGTTGTCTTTACCCCAACGTTTGACAGCGCAACAACAACGTTTGCCTCAGCACCACCAAAGTTGATGTCAAAACTTGTCGCCTGTAAAATCCTCTGATAACCTGGTGGAGAAAGTCTTAACATTATCTCACCAAAGCTTACAACCTCAAACATCTTTCCTATACCTTCCCCTTTGCCATCTTTATTTTTTCAACAAACTGTCTGCACACCTCTTCCACTTTGCTAAAGTCTCCATCCTTTGCATATTTTGTTATATTGCTGCCGACACCTACAGCAAAAGCACCTGCTTTTATCCACTCATCAACATTGTCAAGGTCAACTCCACCAGTTGGCATAAGCCTTGCCTGTGGAATTGGTCCTTTGTATGCCTTTATAATTTTTGGCCCGAAAAGCTCACCAGGGAAAATCTTTATAACATCTGCACCGCACTCAAGCGCCTCAACAACCTCTTTTATTGTCATAGCACCGGGCATTGAAGCTATTCTGTACCTGTTACAAAGCTTTACCATTTCAGGATTGAGATACGGGCTTACAACAAACTTTGCACCGGCTAAAATTGCAATTCGTGCTGTTTCGCTATCCAAAACCGTGCCTGCTCCTATTATAATTTCATCCTCTTTGTATGTGCTTGTAAGATACTTTATTATCTCGTCAGCACCGGGCACGGTAAAGGTTATCTCAATTGCACTGGCACCACCTTTTATACATGCCTCTGTAATCTTGAGAGCCTTCTCTTTCGACTCAGCCCGGACAACAACAACAAACCCATTTTCGTTTATCCTTTGTAGAACCTGTTCTTTTTCCACCCTGTTGCATCCCCTTTCCTCTATATTTTTTTCTCCTCTACATACCCAAGCCTGTGAGAAATCTTCTTTGCAGTCTCCACAACCTTTTGCGCATTTTCTGCATCCTTGTGAGGCGGCAACACACTCGTCGGTGCTGAAATGCTAATAGCAGCAATCATCTCGCCTCTGTAGTCATATATGGGTGCAGCAATACACCTCACACCTTCTTGCAACTCTTCATTGTCAACTGCAAAACCTCTATCTCGAACAGTTCTTATCTCATCAACAAGTTTTTCTATGTTTGTAATAGTGTTTTGTGTATATGATTGCAGGGAAATTGTAGATAGTATCTTTTCAACTTCTTGGTCTGAAAATTTGCTCAACATCACTTTCCCCAGTGCTGTACAGTATGCGGGAACTCTTTTGCCAATTGAAGAGTAAAGCCTTATTGAGTTTACCTGCTCAATCTTGTCAATGTACACAACATCGCAACCATCAAGAATTGCTAAGTGCACGGTTACATTTAACATTGCCACAAGTTCTCGCAAAAACGGATGTGCTTCGGTTCTGAGCTCAATGTTGTTAAGATAAAGACTTGAAATCTCAACAAACTTTACACCAAGCTTGTAGCGCAAGGTCTGTGGGTCTTTTTGAACATACCCTCTGTTAAGCAGTGTCTGCAAAATCCTGTGGACGGTAGTCTTGTGAAGTGAAAG
Proteins encoded in this region:
- a CDS encoding glycoside hydrolase family 88/105 protein; protein product: MKRLKELAKKNYSAKMANSVIAKFPELTDKWQYDYGVVFKGMEYVYENTGNEKYFEYIKRNIDFFVNDDGTIKKYSKEEYNIDHINNGKAILFLFRKTSEEKYKKAAQILRDQLRTHPRTTEGGFWHKKIYPHQMWLDGIYMASPFYAEYATLIGQDEADEIYDDVAKQVILCAKHTRDPVTGLHFHGWDERREQRWANKITGCSPNFWGRAMGWFAMAAVDVLDFLPQDHQSRETILAIFKQLIDALVKYQDPETGVWYQVINHIGRNGNYPEASASCMFAYAIAKGIEKGYLDCSYIEFLERAYEGIIYRFVEEDEDGLLNLNGVCMVAGLGGNPYRDGSYEYYISEPIKTNDLKGVGAFIKASAWVERLFM
- a CDS encoding glycoside hydrolase 43 family protein, producing MQTIADSNAEWNYKNPIIHADYSDPDVIRVGNDYFLVASSFNCVPGLPILHSKDLVHWRIVNYAVKKLPSPEYDTPQIGKGIWAPAIRYHKGRFYVYFSIPDDGIFCCYTDDPFGKWSEMLLVKKAKGWIDPCPFWDDDGRAYLVNAFAKSRIGFNSKLCISRLSEDGLKVLDEGKIVFDGTQTQPTIEGPKLYKRNGYYYIFAPAGGVKHGWQTVLRSKNIYGPYEEKIVMHQGNTAINGPHQGAWVETENGEHWFVHFQDKGPYGRVVHLQPLTWLEDDWCIIGIDQNGDGIGEPVLEYKKPSTSEKGSTFFIECSDHFDKKELSLVWQWHANPKDEWFYIDCERSALRLFAVGNKISQDTINSLFYMPNLLLQKIPAETFVATLKMRTNFSSFQSFAGLIVSGYRYSAIGLMKREDGIWLVQILGEISENVVEKIVEEKKVEAEKIYLRLLMQKGALCRFSFSLDGKNFEEFGVEFIPKEDIWTGSKIGVFCLNMSGNEGTFKDDIAEFDYFIIDKACKGRKMAYEKIKRACQKELFCKDGKQRHCKVSRTY
- a CDS encoding glycoside hydrolase family 2 TIM barrel-domain containing protein, which encodes MLDKNYYQNPKIKHINREEPRSSFIPFDNPQKALENEWELSNHFRLLNGKWYFKLFEKPCMVTEDIILADTESCNFDQIIVPSNFQMFGYDIPIYTNTRYPIPVDPPFVPDINPTGVYKREFYISEQDLDKEIFVVFEGVDSAFYVYINGKFAGFSKVSHMMHEFDITRFVQEGRNTITAIVLKYSDGTYLEDQDKWRMSGIFRDVYLLLRPKVFVRDVYLKPTLSDDLKEGYLTAEIEIENRSNSQKEFSIEVQVFFDKTLIKSSNKVSRLSANTQTSLAFEFQIESPRLWSAELPNLYTLIVVLKDTCGDILEIIPQNFGFRKIEIKDGVFYLNNVPIKLKGVNRHDMHPRVGFAVTRKMMQEDITLMKQHNINCVRTSHYPNHPYFLELCDKFGIYVIDEADLETHGFGAVGDWGLLAKDPVWEDAFVERAKMMVKRDKNHPSIIMWSLGNESGYGPNHDKMAQWIRSYDNSRPIHYESARDAEVVDIVSVMYPPVEKLEEEGKKQESRPFFMCEYAHAMGNGPGNLKEYWDVIYKYPRLLGGCVWEWADHGILTKTPDGKQYYAYGGDFGDEPNDGNFCIDGLLFPDRTPSPAMFELKKVYEPVVFELLDKEKGIFKVTNRYDFISLSNIEVEWELLSGGKVVKEGFVDVSDVLPHSSKEVKINEVKEVLESSRKELSITFTAKLKNSMPWVKRGFVITKSQIALKEDTPQDAVQKIEKVNVILSKQNRFEVVNSPDKVEVFADSTLVEFCRWTGDLISLKHNGLDFIKSSPRFNLWRAPTDNDVHIKNEWIKAGFDKLQRRIVNVSFEEHSQYFKAESTAVYGAYSVKPVFEVTTSYKVFKSGIVETNVYAQALRQLPPLPKIGLQFIMPKEFEYVKYYGRGPHENYPDIKQSATVKIYDMAIKDMYVPYIMPQEYGNRCDVRWAFVYNIYGIGLCIKGIPTFNFSAREYTDDVLTKAKHTYELTKADGIVVNVDFKIGGIGSQSCGPGPLEKYLIKDDKFEFCFYMIPVDSNSLDIEKLW
- the kduD gene encoding 2-dehydro-3-deoxy-D-gluconate 5-dehydrogenase KduD, which produces MILEKFKLDGKVAIVTGASTGLGQGMAIALAEAGADIVGVDYVPCTETKQRIESIGRRFLEIQANLMTIEPINMIIEKTIQEFGRLDILVNNAGIIRRCDAIDFTEKDWDDVIAINLKTVFFFCQAAARQFIKQGTGGKIINIASMLSFQGGIRVPSYTASKSGVAGITKALANEWAKYNINVNAIAPGYMATNNTQPLREDPVRSAEILSRIPAGRWGTPEDLQGAVVFLASDASEYVNGCILNVDGGWLAR
- a CDS encoding lactate utilization protein, giving the protein MNQFKVWYNELIAKDIVERLNKKKYNAFYAPTIEDAKNKVLELIPEGSSIALGGSVTIEELGLIEIFRNGPYKLFDRYKSMSAEERIELMRQSLLADVLVTSTNAITKNGELVNVDCSGNRVSAMIFGPRKVIIVAGVNKVVENLDEAFRRLKKIAPMNSKRNNHKTPCTETGYCMDCQIKARMCNYVTIINHGMKFEGRINIVIVPFEMGF
- a CDS encoding sugar kinase; its protein translation is MFEVVSFGEIMLRLSPPGYQRILQATSFDINFGGAEANVVVALSNVGVKTTYVTLLPPNPLGDATVNFLRRYGVDTSYIKRKGKRLGIYFLEKGVGQRASTVVYDRANSAINEIQPGDIDWEEILEKTKIFFSTGITAALSQNVLNELKVAFKTAKNAGAKVAFDINYRSKLWNYDRANEVISELMPYVDILITNEEHVRRVLKIDMEEKCFEGIDLTPDGQKVLFERLQTKYQNLSKIVLAARRSISASKNIFFAYTSDENGNIVFSKKREIEVIDRVGTGDAFTAGVLYGILRGLESDQMLEVATYMCALKHTVEGDSLIVTEDEIKQALLQDSSGMMKR
- the kduI gene encoding 5-dehydro-4-deoxy-D-glucuronate isomerase, giving the protein MEVRFAMHPSQFKTLTTEQIRKEFLIENLFEYGKINMVYTHVDRVIVGGAVPTVEVLVLEDGKEIGAQYFLERREIGIINIGGKGYVVADGQKFELDKKDGLYVGMSTKKLEFGSDDPSNPAKFYFVSTPAHKQYPTEKIDIKQTEALHLGSLSESNERTIYKYIHPDGVKSCQLVMGMTILEPNNVWNTMPCHLHDRRMEVYFYFDMPEDAFVLHLMGEPQETRHIVVRNEQAVISPSWSIHSGVGTKNYTFIWAMAGENQSYSDVNPVPMKELK
- a CDS encoding bifunctional 2-keto-4-hydroxyglutarate aldolase/2-keto-3-deoxy-6-phosphogluconate aldolase — its product is MEKEQVLQRINENGFVVVVRAESKEKALKITEACIKGGASAIEITFTVPGADEIIKYLTSTYKEDEIIIGAGTVLDSETARIAILAGAKFVVSPYLNPEMVKLCNRYRIASMPGAMTIKEVVEALECGADVIKIFPGELFGPKIIKAYKGPIPQARLMPTGGVDLDNVDEWIKAGAFAVGVGSNITKYAKDGDFSKVEEVCRQFVEKIKMAKGKV